The DNA sequence TGGGCTCGATCCCGATGGAGTCGAAGGCCCCGCTGACGAACCGCTGGGAGCATGGCGACCACACCAGCCTCTTCGTCAGCAGCTACTCCTTCGCCCCGGTCAAGCCCGTCAGCTGGCAGCGACGCGTGTTGTTCGTGGACAGGAGCTACTGGCTTCTGCAGGACGTGCTGACCGGCGAGCAGCCCGAGGCCGACGTCGAGCAGAACTTCCAGTTCGAGGCCGACATCAAGATCGAGTTCCAGGCGGGCGTCACGGTGGCCACGGCGCCCAACGGCGCGCGGCTGGCGCTGGTGCCGCTGGAGGGTGGCCTGAGCCCCAAGCTGACCGTCGGGGACAAGGAACCGCACGTCTCGTACTGGCCCGATGGCAAGCCCAAGACGGTGCTGGCCCGCGAGGACAACCGCGACCAGAAGCACGGGCGCGGCTGGACCGGCCGCAGCAGCGACAAGCTCATCCCAGCTCCAGCCGTCACGTATGTTGGCAAGGCGAAGCTCCCCGCGGCCCTCACTCTGGCGATCGTGCCGCTGGCGCCGGGGCAGACGCTGGAGCAGGTGCCGCAGATCACGCGCGCCGGCGACGTGTGGACGCTGCCGTGTAGCGGCGCCATTCATGGCGCCCCGGGCACGGATGGCACGGCGGGCGCGATGAATCGCGCCGCTACTGTGCGCTTTGAGACGACCGTAGACGGCTGTCGCGTCATCCCGTGAGTATGGGGGAGGCCCTCATGCCCAATCCCTGCCGCAGCTTCACTCACCGCGCCGCGCCATTGCACTGGCACGACGGCTTCCCGCTCGGTAATGGTGCGCTGGGGGTCATGCTCTGGGGCGATGGCGCCCCGCTGTGCCTCACGCTCGACCACGCCGATCTCTGGGACCTGCGCTGCAACACCGACTTCCTGGATCACCCCGACTACACGTACGCCGGGCTGCGGCGCCTCGTGGGCGAGGGGCGCCATGAGGAGGCCGCGGCGATCTTCGACGAGCGCTTCCGCCGCGACAACCCCGTGACGCCGACGAAGGTCCATATCGGCCGGGCGGAGCTACAGTTCGGGGCGGCGGAGCGCTACGAGTGTACGCTCGATCTTGACCGGGCCCTCGCGCATGGCGCGTTAGCCACGGCACAGGCGACGCACGAGCTGGAGGCCTTCGTCCACAGAGAGCGCTCCGTCCTTTGCCTGAAGCTCACCGACGCGCCGCCCGAGGCGGTCCTGACCGTGCGTCCGCTGTCGTCACTCTCCCCCGAGATGGCCGAACTCGGCTACCCCGACCCGTGCTTTGCCGACCATGGCGACGCGCGGGTGATGATGCAGGCCATCCCCGAGGGCTCGGCCTGCGCGGTGGCCTGGGCGGGGCGGGGCGACGCGCACTTCCTGGCCGTGGCCGTCGCCGACACGGCCGACACCGCGGCCGCGCAGGCTCTGGCCTCCCTGCGGGAGGCCCTGGCCGTCGGCTACGACGCCCTGCGGGCGGAGCACGTCGCGGGGTGGCAGGCCTTCTGGTCGGTCTCGACGGTGGCCCTGCCCGAGCCGCGCATGGAGTTCCTGTGGGCGTACGGGCTGTACCTGCTGGCCTCGTCGGCGCGGCGGGGGCACTTGCCGCCGGGCTTGCAGGGCGTCTGGGCCCCGGACGGACAGCCTTCGCCCTGGCGTGGCGACTACCACGCGGACATGAACGTGCAGGAGACGTTCTGGCC is a window from the bacterium genome containing:
- a CDS encoding heparinase II/III-family protein, with the protein product GSIPMESKAPLTNRWEHGDHTSLFVSSYSFAPVKPVSWQRRVLFVDRSYWLLQDVLTGEQPEADVEQNFQFEADIKIEFQAGVTVATAPNGARLALVPLEGGLSPKLTVGDKEPHVSYWPDGKPKTVLAREDNRDQKHGRGWTGRSSDKLIPAPAVTYVGKAKLPAALTLAIVPLAPGQTLEQVPQITRAGDVWTLPCSGAIHGAPGTDGTAGAMNRAATVRFETTVDGCRVIP